Proteins from a single region of Theobroma cacao cultivar B97-61/B2 chromosome 10, Criollo_cocoa_genome_V2, whole genome shotgun sequence:
- the LOC18587385 gene encoding BTB/POZ domain-containing protein At3g56230 isoform X2: MQAIIMNRISFCRKSRKSRQEMDCSICSSMPFILRPPRNTICGACYEGARNVITLMNKLDQNDGKGSDKASNVPVSSSQNSCKPLANLTKWIASMKDIEDDLNKKISFLSGLLVAFRDQIHTDIQLKPGNHGPCIPAHRALLAARSEIFRNMLDSDGCKAPPSDTITLPELNTEELESLLEFLYSGNLPFDKLEKHVYSLFVAADKYEIPYLQEFCERFLLSSLNASNVLEILEISDVCSNKTLKETALNFIVRNMEDVVFSAKYEVFAPKNPHLGVQITRAFLMDSKSKRINGV; encoded by the exons ATGCAGGCCATCATCATGAATAGAATAAG TTTCTGCAGAAAGTCGAGGAAATCAAGGCAAGAAATGGATTGTTCTATCTGCAGTTCGATGCCGTTCATTCTGAGGCCCCCAAGGAATACCATCTGTGGAGCATGCTATGAAGGAGCAAGGAATGTAATCACCCTGATGAACAAGCTTGATCAAAATGATGGTAAAGGAAGCGATAAAGCCAGTAATGTCCCTGTTTCATCTTCACAAAATTCGTGTAAG CCACTTGCAAATCTTACCAAATGGATAGCAAGCATGAAGGATATAGAAGATGATCTGAATAAGAAAATAAGCTTCTTGAGTGGGCTTCTTGTGGCTTTCAGAGATCAAATTCACACTGACATTCAGCTCAAGCCTGGCAACCATGGACCTTGCATACCGGCACACAGAGCTTTACTA GCAGCAAGATCAGAGATCTTCAGGAACATGTTAGACTCAGATGGCTGCAAGGCTCCACCAAGTGATACCATTACTCTCCCAGAGTTGAACACTGAAGAGCTGGAGTCTCTCTTGGAGTTTCTTTACAGTGGGAACCTGCCCTTTGACAAGCTAGAGAAGCATGTCTATTCATTGTTTGTTGCAGCAGACAAGTATGAGATCCCATACTTGCAGGAGTTCTGTGAGAGGTTCCTGTTGAGTTCCTTGAATGCCTCCAATGTTCTTGAGATCCTAGAGATCTCAGATGTTTGTTCAAACAAGACATTAAAGGAAACTGCATTGAACTTCATTGTTAGAAACATGGAGGATGTAGTTTTCTCAGCCAAGTATGAGGTTTTTGCACCCAAGAACCCTCACCTTGGTGTGCAGATTACCAGGGCATTTTTAATGGAttccaaaagcaaaagaataAATGGGGTTTGA
- the LOC18587385 gene encoding BTB/POZ domain-containing protein At3g56230 isoform X1: protein MQAIIMNRISFCRKSRKSRQEMDCSICSSMPFILRPPRNTICGACYEGARNVITLMNKLDQNDGKGSDKASNVPVSSSQNSCKPQPLANLTKWIASMKDIEDDLNKKISFLSGLLVAFRDQIHTDIQLKPGNHGPCIPAHRALLAARSEIFRNMLDSDGCKAPPSDTITLPELNTEELESLLEFLYSGNLPFDKLEKHVYSLFVAADKYEIPYLQEFCERFLLSSLNASNVLEILEISDVCSNKTLKETALNFIVRNMEDVVFSAKYEVFAPKNPHLGVQITRAFLMDSKSKRINGV from the exons ATGCAGGCCATCATCATGAATAGAATAAG TTTCTGCAGAAAGTCGAGGAAATCAAGGCAAGAAATGGATTGTTCTATCTGCAGTTCGATGCCGTTCATTCTGAGGCCCCCAAGGAATACCATCTGTGGAGCATGCTATGAAGGAGCAAGGAATGTAATCACCCTGATGAACAAGCTTGATCAAAATGATGGTAAAGGAAGCGATAAAGCCAGTAATGTCCCTGTTTCATCTTCACAAAATTCGTGTAAG CCACAGCCACTTGCAAATCTTACCAAATGGATAGCAAGCATGAAGGATATAGAAGATGATCTGAATAAGAAAATAAGCTTCTTGAGTGGGCTTCTTGTGGCTTTCAGAGATCAAATTCACACTGACATTCAGCTCAAGCCTGGCAACCATGGACCTTGCATACCGGCACACAGAGCTTTACTA GCAGCAAGATCAGAGATCTTCAGGAACATGTTAGACTCAGATGGCTGCAAGGCTCCACCAAGTGATACCATTACTCTCCCAGAGTTGAACACTGAAGAGCTGGAGTCTCTCTTGGAGTTTCTTTACAGTGGGAACCTGCCCTTTGACAAGCTAGAGAAGCATGTCTATTCATTGTTTGTTGCAGCAGACAAGTATGAGATCCCATACTTGCAGGAGTTCTGTGAGAGGTTCCTGTTGAGTTCCTTGAATGCCTCCAATGTTCTTGAGATCCTAGAGATCTCAGATGTTTGTTCAAACAAGACATTAAAGGAAACTGCATTGAACTTCATTGTTAGAAACATGGAGGATGTAGTTTTCTCAGCCAAGTATGAGGTTTTTGCACCCAAGAACCCTCACCTTGGTGTGCAGATTACCAGGGCATTTTTAATGGAttccaaaagcaaaagaataAATGGGGTTTGA
- the LOC18587385 gene encoding BTB/POZ domain-containing protein At3g56230 isoform X3 — MDCSICSSMPFILRPPRNTICGACYEGARNVITLMNKLDQNDGKGSDKASNVPVSSSQNSCKPLANLTKWIASMKDIEDDLNKKISFLSGLLVAFRDQIHTDIQLKPGNHGPCIPAHRALLAARSEIFRNMLDSDGCKAPPSDTITLPELNTEELESLLEFLYSGNLPFDKLEKHVYSLFVAADKYEIPYLQEFCERFLLSSLNASNVLEILEISDVCSNKTLKETALNFIVRNMEDVVFSAKYEVFAPKNPHLGVQITRAFLMDSKSKRINGV; from the exons ATGGATTGTTCTATCTGCAGTTCGATGCCGTTCATTCTGAGGCCCCCAAGGAATACCATCTGTGGAGCATGCTATGAAGGAGCAAGGAATGTAATCACCCTGATGAACAAGCTTGATCAAAATGATGGTAAAGGAAGCGATAAAGCCAGTAATGTCCCTGTTTCATCTTCACAAAATTCGTGTAAG CCACTTGCAAATCTTACCAAATGGATAGCAAGCATGAAGGATATAGAAGATGATCTGAATAAGAAAATAAGCTTCTTGAGTGGGCTTCTTGTGGCTTTCAGAGATCAAATTCACACTGACATTCAGCTCAAGCCTGGCAACCATGGACCTTGCATACCGGCACACAGAGCTTTACTA GCAGCAAGATCAGAGATCTTCAGGAACATGTTAGACTCAGATGGCTGCAAGGCTCCACCAAGTGATACCATTACTCTCCCAGAGTTGAACACTGAAGAGCTGGAGTCTCTCTTGGAGTTTCTTTACAGTGGGAACCTGCCCTTTGACAAGCTAGAGAAGCATGTCTATTCATTGTTTGTTGCAGCAGACAAGTATGAGATCCCATACTTGCAGGAGTTCTGTGAGAGGTTCCTGTTGAGTTCCTTGAATGCCTCCAATGTTCTTGAGATCCTAGAGATCTCAGATGTTTGTTCAAACAAGACATTAAAGGAAACTGCATTGAACTTCATTGTTAGAAACATGGAGGATGTAGTTTTCTCAGCCAAGTATGAGGTTTTTGCACCCAAGAACCCTCACCTTGGTGTGCAGATTACCAGGGCATTTTTAATGGAttccaaaagcaaaagaataAATGGGGTTTGA
- the LOC18587385 gene encoding BTB/POZ domain-containing protein At3g56230 isoform X4, translating to MMVKEAIKPVMSLFHLHKIRPQPLANLTKWIASMKDIEDDLNKKISFLSGLLVAFRDQIHTDIQLKPGNHGPCIPAHRALLAARSEIFRNMLDSDGCKAPPSDTITLPELNTEELESLLEFLYSGNLPFDKLEKHVYSLFVAADKYEIPYLQEFCERFLLSSLNASNVLEILEISDVCSNKTLKETALNFIVRNMEDVVFSAKYEVFAPKNPHLGVQITRAFLMDSKSKRINGV from the exons ATGATGGTAAAGGAAGCGATAAAGCCAGTAATGTCCCTGTTTCATCTTCACAAAATTCGT CCACAGCCACTTGCAAATCTTACCAAATGGATAGCAAGCATGAAGGATATAGAAGATGATCTGAATAAGAAAATAAGCTTCTTGAGTGGGCTTCTTGTGGCTTTCAGAGATCAAATTCACACTGACATTCAGCTCAAGCCTGGCAACCATGGACCTTGCATACCGGCACACAGAGCTTTACTA GCAGCAAGATCAGAGATCTTCAGGAACATGTTAGACTCAGATGGCTGCAAGGCTCCACCAAGTGATACCATTACTCTCCCAGAGTTGAACACTGAAGAGCTGGAGTCTCTCTTGGAGTTTCTTTACAGTGGGAACCTGCCCTTTGACAAGCTAGAGAAGCATGTCTATTCATTGTTTGTTGCAGCAGACAAGTATGAGATCCCATACTTGCAGGAGTTCTGTGAGAGGTTCCTGTTGAGTTCCTTGAATGCCTCCAATGTTCTTGAGATCCTAGAGATCTCAGATGTTTGTTCAAACAAGACATTAAAGGAAACTGCATTGAACTTCATTGTTAGAAACATGGAGGATGTAGTTTTCTCAGCCAAGTATGAGGTTTTTGCACCCAAGAACCCTCACCTTGGTGTGCAGATTACCAGGGCATTTTTAATGGAttccaaaagcaaaagaataAATGGGGTTTGA